One part of the Rutidosis leptorrhynchoides isolate AG116_Rl617_1_P2 chromosome 1, CSIRO_AGI_Rlap_v1, whole genome shotgun sequence genome encodes these proteins:
- the LOC139881744 gene encoding TOM1-like protein 6 yields MMIPATAFSSPSSSSANSVVIRVDKATSEFLNGPDWTLNIDICDTINANSWLSKDVVKTLKKRLQHKNPNVQLLSLTLLETMVKNCGEYVHFQIAERNILPEMIKIVKKKADMRVREKILVLLDSWQEAFGGRGGKYPQYYFAYDELRQSGVQFPHRSPDAAPILTPPVTYPPSRSPQPSYGMPSNSSTRLDEVMASEIENLSASVIDSMKSVSDLLSEMLQEVDPNDRAAVKDEVIVDIVDRCRSNQKKLMQMLSSASDEELLGQGIELNDNLQTVLAKHDAIASGSPIPVHVTSSIASPSSSTSTTTTQTSPMKPVEEKDENSRASVPSSSPIPPPLKTEPREEEEEDEDDFALLARRHSKPNTPVSQNGVIATESGPTQDPSMSMALTVTDPLSPPNTTRADDMIDFLSLTLSTVNTPSPPPVTPPQTIDQNIDHSPSGPATAQSYPHQTQPPLSSYVVPWAQSEPQMQPQVQPQYQQQGYIPPPWAATPGYYTNNPYASSSVPVSQTNNPYASNSVPNANNPYASHSVPQSNNPYALSYNNVPSQQVNSYSNNMTSAGVSGDGRVGSNAVGTGQKPFIPSYRLFEDLNVLGNQKTGGTTSNFPGTSSGQSMMGGKK; encoded by the exons GCTTTCAAAAGATGTTGTCAAGACTCTTAAGAAAAGGTTACAACACAAGAACCCAAATGTTCAACTACTTTCCTTGACG CTTTTAGAGACTATGGTTAAGAATTGTGGTGAATACGTTCATTTTCAAATAGCAGAAAGAAACATACTCCCAGAGATGATCAAGATTGTTAAGAAAAAG GCGGACATGCGTGTGAGGGAGAAAATTTTGGTTCTTTTAGATTCATGGCAAGAAGCGTTTGGTGGCCGAGGAGGAAAATATCCTCAATATTACTTTGCTTATGATGAATTACGG CAATCTGGAGTACAATTTCCTCATCGGTCACCCGATGCAGCTCCAATATTAACACCTCCAGTTACCTATCCACCTTCAAGATCCCCTCAACCAAGTTACGGAATGCCAAGCAATTCTTCAACGCGGCTTGATGAAGTCATGGCTTCGGAGATTGAAAATTTAAG TGCGTCAGTGATCGACTCAATGAAGAGCGTTTCGGATCTCTTATCTGAGATGTTGCAAGAAGTTGATCCGAATGACCGTGCA GCTGTTAAAGATGAAGTCATAGTTGATATTGTTGACCGGTGTCGATCAAATCAGAAAAAACTGATGCAAATGTTATCTTCTGCTAG TGATGAAGAGCTTCTTGGACAGGGTATCGAATTAAACGACAACCTGCAAACGGTTCTTGCAAAACATGATGCAATTGCATCTGGTTCTCCAATTCCTGTACATGTAACAAGCTCTATTGCCTCACCATCGTCATCAACATCTACTACTACTACCCAGACGTCCCCGATGAAACCTGTTGAAGAAAAAGACGAAAACTCGAGAGCAAGTGTCCCGTCTTCTTCCCCTATACCTCCACCGTTAAAAACTGAACCtagagaagaagaagaggaagatgaagatgatttTGCTCTGCTTGCTAGaag GCACTCAAAACCAAATACTCCTGTATCGCAAAACGGTGTTATTGCAACCGAATCAGGACCCACCCAAGACCCGTCAATGAGTATGGCTTTAACCGTAACCGACCCACTTTCACCACCAAACACCACAAGAGCCGACGACATGATCGACTTTCTTAGCCTCACCTTATCAACTGTAAACACACCCTCTCCACCACCAGTCACTCCCCCGCAAACCATTGACCAAAACATTGACCATTCACCCTCGGGTCCAGCAACAGCCCAGAGTTATCCGCACCAAACCCAACCCCCTTTATCTAGTTACGTTGTTCCGTGGGCCCAGTCCGAACCACAAATGCAACCACAGGTTCAGCCGCAATACCAACAACAGGGCTATATTCCGCCACCTTGGGCTGCAACACCTGGCTATTACACCAATAACCCCTATGCTTCTTCTTCGGTACCCGTATCTCAAACAAATAACCCGTATGCTTCTAATTCTGTACCTAACGCGAACAACCCGTATGCTTCTCATTCCGTGCCTCAATCCAACAACCCGTATGCTTTGTCTTATAATAATGTCCCTTCACAGCAAGTAAACTCATACTCGAACAACATGACATCAGCAGGGGTGAGTGGGGATGGGCGGGTCGGGTCAAATGCTGTTGGTACGGGTCAAAAACCGTTTATTCCTTCGTACAGATTATTTGAAGATCTTAATGTGCTTGGAAATCAAAAGACAGGTGGCACAACGTCCAACTTTCCTGGGACTTCTTCTGGTCAAAGTATGATGGGTGGGAAGAAATAA